In Armatimonadia bacterium, the following are encoded in one genomic region:
- a CDS encoding pyruvate formate lyase family protein, with translation MPRPFDEVRTQLERQYLDAPYDPASGLSKEELVEELRRHRAGNPQEPRILTRAWLFQLLCTKGRIAIEPDDYFAGKVQHFDLMVALREEWRREEERKEFSNDPPSQPCAGVGGLDTGHTCPEWSNILRYGLTGLRDRAAAHTGVFYEAVTMVYEAAIHLAKRYAAELPSSPVAAIAQRPPETFEEALQLAYLYHDLQEMENGYSVRSMGRFDHLYNRFLVADLEAGRLTRDQAKELLKYFWVKFFAQSQGKLFGKPFLFGPEANELSYLAFEVYQEMQIVDPKLHLRLSKNTPRDLLEQVVGCIESGCTGIVTVNYDRQVEMLQQNGKSPEDASQYILIGCYEPAIMGKELNCSGACALGLPGALELTLSDGDYATFDDLMAAYLRTLDEQFTLIAEKVRREERLWPQVNPCPLLSGAMDSCIERGLDVSQGGAKYNTSGCNCVGIANVTDSLSALKQLVYGDKYCTLAEMKAALAANWEGYEELRLRAQHRVPRWGNNDDRADGLAVQITDFLGERINHEPNARGGVFQAAIYAIIGTAKDFGRRTGALPDGRLAGESLTMNTGATIGADKSGVTALINSVTRIDLSKFPNGTVLDIMLHPSVVRGPEGIQTICSIIESHFAQGGMAIQFNIFDAALLREAQRQPEKYANLQVRVCGWNARFIDLAPQEQEIYITKAEVA, from the coding sequence ATGCCCAGGCCTTTCGATGAAGTCCGAACGCAACTGGAGAGACAGTACCTCGACGCCCCCTATGACCCCGCGTCGGGACTCTCGAAGGAGGAACTGGTCGAGGAGCTTCGGCGGCATCGTGCCGGGAATCCTCAGGAGCCCAGAATCCTCACCCGGGCCTGGCTGTTCCAGCTTCTCTGCACCAAAGGCCGGATTGCCATCGAGCCCGACGACTACTTCGCCGGTAAGGTGCAGCACTTCGACCTGATGGTGGCTCTCCGCGAGGAGTGGCGGCGCGAGGAGGAGCGCAAGGAGTTCAGCAACGATCCACCCTCCCAGCCTTGTGCCGGGGTAGGAGGCCTGGATACCGGCCACACCTGCCCGGAGTGGAGCAATATCCTCAGGTACGGGCTCACGGGTCTGCGTGATCGTGCCGCCGCCCACACCGGCGTCTTCTACGAAGCGGTGACGATGGTCTACGAGGCGGCGATCCACCTGGCGAAGCGCTATGCCGCTGAGCTGCCCAGTTCGCCGGTGGCAGCGATTGCCCAGCGTCCGCCCGAGACCTTTGAGGAAGCGCTGCAGTTGGCGTACCTGTACCACGACCTGCAGGAGATGGAGAACGGCTACTCGGTCCGCTCGATGGGTCGCTTCGATCATCTCTACAACCGGTTCCTTGTTGCCGATCTGGAGGCCGGGCGTCTGACGCGCGACCAGGCCAAGGAGCTGCTCAAGTACTTCTGGGTGAAGTTCTTCGCGCAGAGTCAGGGCAAGCTCTTCGGCAAGCCCTTCCTCTTTGGGCCGGAGGCCAACGAGCTGTCCTATCTCGCCTTCGAGGTCTACCAGGAGATGCAGATCGTGGATCCCAAGCTGCACCTGCGGCTCTCGAAGAACACGCCGAGAGACCTCCTCGAGCAGGTTGTCGGCTGCATCGAGTCCGGCTGCACCGGCATCGTCACGGTCAACTACGACCGGCAGGTCGAGATGCTGCAACAGAACGGCAAGAGCCCGGAGGACGCGAGCCAGTACATCCTGATCGGCTGCTACGAGCCCGCCATCATGGGCAAGGAGCTCAACTGCTCCGGAGCCTGCGCTCTGGGCCTTCCGGGAGCCCTGGAGTTGACCCTCTCCGACGGGGACTACGCCACCTTCGACGACCTGATGGCTGCCTACCTGAGGACCCTCGACGAGCAGTTCACACTCATTGCGGAGAAGGTCCGTCGGGAGGAGCGGCTGTGGCCTCAGGTCAACCCGTGTCCTCTGCTTTCGGGCGCAATGGACTCGTGCATCGAGCGTGGGCTTGATGTGTCGCAGGGCGGGGCGAAGTACAACACCAGCGGCTGCAACTGCGTCGGCATCGCGAATGTGACGGACTCCCTGTCGGCCCTCAAGCAACTTGTCTATGGGGACAAGTACTGCACCCTCGCCGAGATGAAGGCGGCGCTGGCCGCCAACTGGGAAGGCTACGAGGAGCTTCGACTGCGAGCCCAGCACCGCGTCCCCCGGTGGGGCAACAACGACGATCGTGCCGATGGTCTCGCCGTGCAGATCACCGACTTCCTGGGCGAGCGCATCAACCACGAGCCGAATGCCCGGGGTGGCGTCTTCCAGGCAGCCATCTATGCGATCATCGGCACCGCGAAGGACTTCGGGAGACGTACCGGGGCCTTGCCGGATGGACGCCTTGCAGGCGAGTCGCTGACCATGAATACTGGCGCGACGATTGGCGCCGACAAGAGCGGGGTCACCGCGCTCATCAACTCGGTCACCAGAATCGACCTGTCGAAGTTCCCGAACGGTACCGTGCTCGACATCATGCTCCATCCCAGCGTCGTCAGAGGCCCGGAGGGAATCCAGACGATCTGCTCGATCATCGAGAGCCATTTTGCCCAGGGCGGGATGGCTATCCAGTTCAATAT